From Asterias amurensis chromosome 3, ASM3211899v1, a single genomic window includes:
- the LOC139934864 gene encoding zinc finger protein 341-like — protein sequence MASYGAKMAEAIFNSLSVMDTNQQATCLMEGQPQHVVQTTVTVCGEDDVFLCGKCKRRFVTINQFMSHKQSQCVMPTNVHVPHGHPMMQQHNRGHSYGNLGHSPHMQVSSEVVLGDQGVPISNYTNMDQYQNTVLQRPAMAMPAGPFLAPHSQMGIATTNNQTYTHANSTPHMGSSTITLQQQQHQQQQQQQQQQQHQQQQQHPQQHPQQLQQQQQQQQQQHHQQQQQVQHSVLLQSSNETLPTTFTIMPSALDQPKEVVIPPKQSPKPKKPRQPRKPKPSPDSPKPPRRKRQVHLSPTGGKISRAPSKKVHKCQYCDKTFPWNHELQRHLRYHTREKPFECPLCKRQFAERCTVRKHLMTHKDLSKKLNENLPKHHQCPHCNKMFVGSFDLHQHMRSHTGEKPFKCEICNKCFSQKSNMKTHMMRNKRCSTIRAAMQEEQAQEEAAKEGDGDEEDGSQDHTEKSPIKLRSRREEQKEFTCQKCKSEFTSLEELGQHLTSTRHHHSCPFCKNAFPCQHFLRRNLSTKKTRKGSTFQCRRCRKNFSTAAIFKVHMASHATASRPHKCDQCDKSFKNPDKLAKHKRLVHGPKRKLKCPFRNVSDCKKEFKNFASLRIHMVSHSGVKPFKCPQCSKAFTRRPNLNEHMLTHSNDYPIRCSRCNKGFAYARYLKFHQCPMWAQCQDAVNATKLSDIDDSQELDAEDKSDTLDQSEHIKKIGNRSTADIERDLQAITSQLQSQQTHSIVQVAVPISNSDEVTSEQIATANATAIALLDIGQMVEQSQNQERMNNMAQ from the exons ATGGCGTCGTACGGTGCAAAAATGGCGGAGGCCATTTTCAACAGTTTGTCGG TGATGGACACCAACCAGCAGGCAACTTGCCTGATGGAGGGACAGCCACAACATGTTGTGCAGACAACGGTCACAG TGTGTGGAGAGGATGACGTGTTTCTTTGTGGTAAATGCAAACGTCGCTTCGTCACCATCAACCAGTTCATGAGTCACAAGCAATCACAATGTGTTATGCCGACCAACGTCCATGTACCTCACGGGCATCCCATGATGCAACAGCACAACAGGGGTCATTCCTATGGCAACCTGGGTCATTCTCCGCATATGCAGGTTTCGTCGGAGGTTGTACTTGGGGATCAAGGGGTTCCGATATCCAACTACACCAATATGGACCAGTATCAGAATACCGTCTTGCAGAGACCTGCGATGGCTATGCCTGCTGGACCCTTCCTAGCTCCACATTCTCAGATGGGTATAG CCACTACAAATAACCAGACCTACACCCATGCAAATAGTACACCACACATGGGATCCAGTACTATCACcttgcagcaacaacaacatcagcagcaacagcaacaacaacaacaacagcaacaccaacaacaacagcaacatccACAGCAACATCCACAACAActtcaacagcagcagcagcaacaacaacaacaacaccatcaacaacagcagcaagTACAGCATTCAGTCCTCTTGCAATCGTCCAACGAAACCCTCCCAACCACTTTCACCATCATGCCCAGCGCTCTTGATCAACCTAAAGAAGTTGTCATCCCTCCGAAGCAATCGCCAAAACCCAAGAAGCCACGCCAGCCTCGGAAGCCCAAACCGTCTCCAGATTCTCCGAAGCCTCCTCGGCGTAAGCGGCAGGTTCACCTCTCGCCGACCGGTGGAAAGATATCAAGAGCGCCCTCTAAGAAGGTTCACAAGTGTCAATATTGTGATAAGACATTCCCCTGGAACCATGAGCTTCAGAGACATCTTAGATACCACACGAGAGAGAAGCCATTTGAGTGTCCGCTCTGTAAGAGGCAATTTGCTGAGAGATGCACTGTAAGGAAGCACTTGATGACCCATAAGGACCTGTCGAAGAAACTTAATGAAAATCTACCAAAGCATCAT CAATGTCCACATTGCAACAAGATGTTCGTTGGATCCTTCGATCTTCACCAACACATGAGGAgtcacacaggagagaaacccTTCAAGTGTGAGATCTGCAATAAATGCTTCTCTCAGAAGTCTAATATGAAGACTCATATGATGAGGAATAAGAGATGTTCTACCATCAGAGCTGCCATGCAGGAAGAG CAAGCGCAAGAAGAGGCTGCAAAGGAAGGTGATGGAGATGAAGAAG ATGGAAGTCAAGATCATACAGAAAAGTCACCGATTAAACTACGCAGCAGAAGGGAAGAGCAAAA GGAATTTACTTGCCAGAAGTGCAAGTCTGAGTTCACAAGCCTAGAGGAGCTAGGCCAGCATCTTACCAGCACCAGGCATCATCACAGCTGTCCATTCTGTAAGAATGCCTTCCCGTGCCAGCACTTTCTTAGACGTAACCTCTCCACCAAGAAGACACGCAAGGGAAGCACCTTTCAGTGTCGTCGCTGCCGCAAAAACTTCAGTACTGCTGCCATCTTCAAGGTACACATGGCTAGCCACGCCACGGCCAGTCGACCTCATAAATGTGATCAGTGCGACAAGTCCTTCAAGAATCCCGATAAGCTTGCAAAGCACAAGAGGCTAGTCCATGGACCAAAGAGAAAGCTCAAGTGCCCCTTCCGCAACGTCTCGGATTGCAAGAAAGAGTTCAAGAACTTTGCATCTTTACGTATCCACATGGTGTCGCACAGCGGCGTGAAGCCCTTCAAATGCCCGCAGTGTTCCAAGGCGTTCACGCGAAGGCCTAATCTCAACGAACACATGCTAACACATTCCAACGATTACCCAATTCGCTGTAGCAGGTGCAATAAGGGCTTTGCCTACGCCCGTTATCTGAAATTCCATCAATGTCCGATGTGGGCCCAGTGCCAGGACGCCGTAAACGCTACCAAATTATCAGACATTGACGATTCTCAAGAGTTGGACGCTGAAGACAAATCAGACACACTTGATCAGAGCGAGCACATAAAGAAGATCGGGAACCGCTCAACGGCAGACATTGAGAGAGATCTACAAGCAATAACGTCACAATTACAGAGCCAGCAGACGCATTCCATCGTCCAGGTGGCCGTTCCGATTTCTAATAGTGATGAGGTGACTAGTGAACAGATAGCAACAGCTAACGCTACGGCCATTGCTCTACTGGACATTGGCCAGATGGTGGAACAGAGTCAAAACCAGGAAAGAATGAATAATATGGCGCAATAA